A region from the Streptomyces tsukubensis genome encodes:
- a CDS encoding transglycosylase SLT domain-containing protein, translating into MSAPSIRMTKARKVSIAGIATAGAAAITLSLVPAGATPAEAAPVNTKAAASAANVAVSAEAVQAAVLSTGLDAQKSNLDTQVQAAVEKAVQTKADTKSAAETAVKKAAAEAAAKKAAAANAAKKRAAQAQAATRAAAAPAAAPAAAPKAYANNLDGWIREALDIMDKHDIPGTYNGLHRNIIRESSGNPRAINNWDINAQNGIPSKGLLQVIQPTFNAYHVKGTPFDLYHPVANIVAAANYAADRYGSIDNVFGAY; encoded by the coding sequence ATGTCCGCGCCCAGCATCCGTATGACCAAGGCCCGCAAGGTCTCGATCGCCGGTATCGCCACCGCCGGCGCCGCAGCCATCACCCTCTCCCTCGTCCCCGCCGGTGCCACGCCTGCCGAGGCCGCCCCGGTGAACACCAAGGCCGCCGCTTCGGCCGCCAATGTGGCCGTCAGCGCCGAGGCCGTCCAGGCCGCCGTGCTGAGCACCGGTCTCGACGCCCAGAAGTCCAACCTGGACACCCAGGTGCAGGCGGCCGTGGAGAAGGCCGTCCAGACCAAGGCCGACACCAAGAGCGCCGCCGAGACCGCCGTGAAGAAGGCCGCCGCCGAGGCTGCCGCCAAGAAGGCCGCCGCCGCGAACGCCGCCAAGAAGCGGGCCGCCCAGGCCCAGGCCGCGACCCGGGCCGCCGCCGCTCCGGCCGCCGCGCCCGCCGCCGCGCCGAAGGCGTACGCGAACAACCTCGACGGCTGGATCCGCGAGGCGCTCGACATCATGGACAAGCACGACATCCCGGGTACGTACAACGGGCTGCACCGCAACATCATCCGGGAGTCCAGCGGTAACCCGCGGGCGATCAACAACTGGGACATCAACGCCCAGAACGGCATCCCGTCCAAGGGTCTGCTCCAGGTGATCCAGCCGACGTTCAACGCCTACCACGTCAAGGGCACCCCCTTCGACCTGTACCACCCGGTCGCCAACATCGTCGCCGCGGCCAACTACGCCGCCGACCGCTACGGCTCCATCGACAACGTCTTCGGCGCCTACTGA
- a CDS encoding DUF4190 domain-containing protein: protein MPTAPAGPPGNAYGAWTPQPGQGPYPHPYPYPGVKPLPSLQNGKGTTAMVLGLCALSSFYVYGVPAIVLGILAVVFGVIGLRKAKRGEADNGSQARIGLVTGAIGIALGAAFLVLIAVFWEHLPEDEDRYDESDPYSYSLVRTVTP from the coding sequence GTGCCCACCGCCCCCGCCGGACCGCCCGGCAACGCCTACGGCGCCTGGACCCCCCAGCCCGGCCAGGGCCCCTACCCCCACCCGTACCCCTACCCGGGCGTCAAGCCGCTGCCGTCCCTGCAGAACGGCAAAGGCACCACGGCCATGGTGCTCGGACTCTGCGCCCTCAGCAGCTTCTACGTGTACGGCGTCCCCGCCATCGTCCTCGGCATCCTCGCGGTCGTCTTCGGCGTGATCGGCCTCCGCAAGGCGAAGCGGGGCGAGGCCGACAACGGCAGCCAGGCCCGTATCGGCCTCGTCACCGGCGCCATCGGGATCGCACTCGGCGCGGCCTTCCTCGTCCTGATCGCCGTCTTCTGGGAGCACCTCCCGGAAGACGAGGACCGGTACGACGAATCGGACCCCTACTCCTACTCCCTCGTCCGTACCGTCACCCCTTAG
- a CDS encoding chaplin: MKNLKKAAALTMITGSLVAAGAGIASATPGAHAAGSAVNSPGVGSGNLVQVPVHIPVNASGNSVNVIGLLNPAFGNFAHNG, translated from the coding sequence GTGAAGAACCTGAAGAAGGCCGCCGCTCTCACCATGATCACCGGCAGCCTGGTGGCCGCCGGTGCCGGCATCGCCTCCGCCACCCCCGGCGCCCACGCCGCGGGCTCGGCGGTCAACTCCCCGGGCGTCGGTTCCGGCAACCTGGTCCAGGTCCCGGTCCACATCCCGGTGAACGCCTCCGGCAACTCGGTCAACGTCATCGGCCTGCTGAACCCGGCCTTCGGCAACTTCGCCCACAACGGCTGA
- a CDS encoding SDR family NAD(P)-dependent oxidoreductase: MPVAVVTGGSKGLGRALALGLAARGWDLVLGARTAAVLARAAREAEAYGTRVVAVPGDVADAGHRAELVAAAGRMGGLDLLVSNASVLGAEPLVRLDVHPLAGLREALEVNVVAALGLMQEALPLLRAAEAGTVIAISSEAAAEAYETWGGYGAAKAALDQLAAVLAVEEPGLRVWAVDPGDMDTDLHTAAVPAGGEYRPTPESVVPAFLRLLDERPVSGRYGARSLLSSG, translated from the coding sequence ATGCCGGTAGCGGTGGTCACAGGGGGTTCGAAGGGGCTGGGCCGGGCGCTGGCGCTGGGGCTGGCCGCACGGGGCTGGGATCTGGTGCTGGGGGCGCGTACCGCGGCCGTCCTGGCCCGGGCCGCGCGGGAGGCGGAGGCCTACGGGACGCGGGTGGTGGCCGTGCCGGGGGATGTCGCGGACGCGGGGCACCGTGCGGAGCTGGTCGCCGCGGCCGGGCGCATGGGCGGTCTCGACCTGCTGGTCAGCAATGCGAGCGTGCTGGGGGCCGAGCCGCTGGTACGGCTGGACGTACACCCCCTGGCGGGTCTGCGGGAGGCGCTGGAGGTGAATGTGGTGGCGGCGCTGGGGCTGATGCAGGAGGCGCTGCCGCTGCTGCGGGCGGCGGAGGCGGGCACGGTGATCGCCATCAGCTCGGAAGCGGCAGCGGAGGCGTACGAGACATGGGGCGGCTACGGGGCGGCGAAGGCGGCGCTGGACCAGCTGGCGGCGGTGCTGGCGGTGGAGGAGCCGGGGCTGCGGGTGTGGGCGGTGGACCCGGGGGACATGGACACCGATCTGCATACGGCGGCGGTCCCGGCCGGAGGCGAGTACCGCCCCACTCCGGAGTCGGTGGTACCGGCCTTCCTGCGGTTGCTGGACGAGCGGCCCGTGAGCGGACGGTACGGGGCGCGGTCCCTGCTGTCGTCGGGATGA
- a CDS encoding NfeD family protein, which produces MEIDAWVWWLIGAVGLGIPLVLTAMPEFGMFSAGAVAAAVTAALGGGIVVQVLVFVVVSVALIAVVRPIAARHRSQGSGFTSGVEALKGRQAVVLERVDGNGGRIKLAGEVWSARPLDPDASYEPGRQVDVVEIDGATAVVI; this is translated from the coding sequence GTGGAAATCGACGCGTGGGTGTGGTGGCTGATCGGCGCGGTCGGACTGGGCATTCCGCTCGTCCTGACGGCGATGCCGGAATTCGGCATGTTCTCGGCGGGCGCGGTGGCCGCCGCCGTCACGGCGGCGCTCGGCGGCGGAATCGTCGTCCAGGTGCTGGTCTTCGTCGTCGTGTCCGTGGCGCTGATCGCCGTCGTCCGGCCGATCGCCGCCCGGCACCGCTCCCAGGGCTCCGGATTCACCAGCGGTGTCGAAGCACTGAAAGGCCGTCAGGCCGTCGTCCTGGAACGCGTCGACGGCAACGGCGGCCGGATCAAACTCGCCGGTGAGGTGTGGTCCGCCCGGCCCCTGGACCCCGATGCGAGCTACGAACCCGGCCGGCAGGTCGACGTGGTCGAGATCGACGGAGCGACCGCCGTCGTCATCTGA
- a CDS encoding response regulator, with protein sequence MGDRSSRIRVLLVDDHQVVRRGLRTFLEVQEDIEVVGEAGDGDEGVARTEELRPDVVLMDVKMPGTDGIEALRRLRGLDNPAKVLIVTSFTEQRTVVPALRAGASGYVYKDIDPEALAGAIRSVHAGHVLLQPEVAGALLSQDDPNTGSGRGGTLTEREREVLGLIADGRSNREIARALVLSEKTVKTHVSNILMKLDLADRTQAALWAVRHGLTT encoded by the coding sequence GTGGGTGACCGCAGCAGCCGCATCAGGGTCCTGCTCGTCGACGACCACCAGGTCGTCCGCCGCGGACTGCGCACCTTCCTGGAGGTCCAGGAGGACATCGAGGTCGTCGGCGAGGCGGGCGACGGCGACGAGGGAGTCGCCCGCACCGAGGAACTGCGGCCGGACGTCGTCCTCATGGACGTCAAGATGCCCGGCACCGACGGCATCGAGGCGCTCCGCAGGCTCCGCGGACTGGACAATCCGGCGAAGGTCCTCATCGTCACCAGCTTCACCGAACAGCGGACCGTCGTCCCTGCCCTGCGCGCCGGCGCCTCCGGATACGTCTACAAGGACATCGACCCCGAGGCGCTCGCCGGAGCCATCCGCTCCGTCCACGCCGGACACGTCCTCCTCCAGCCGGAGGTCGCCGGGGCCCTGCTCTCCCAGGACGATCCGAACACCGGCTCGGGCCGCGGCGGAACCCTCACCGAACGGGAGCGCGAGGTCCTCGGCCTGATCGCCGACGGCCGCTCCAACCGCGAGATCGCCCGGGCCCTCGTCCTCTCCGAGAAGACGGTCAAGACCCATGTGTCCAACATCCTGATGAAGCTCGACCTCGCCGACCGCACCCAGGCCGCCCTCTGGGCCGTACGCCACGGCCTGACCACCTGA
- a CDS encoding GAF domain-containing sensor histidine kinase, with translation MSHRPSSGLAAVSTALLAMSRQMEVRDVLKTIVASARELLDAEYAALGVPDDHGGFAQFVVDGVGDDQWKAIGPLPRQHGVLAAMLHDARTERLADVREDPRFGGWPAAHPDMKDFLGLPVKDGDETIGALFLANKRCPRTDGGCGFTEDDEELLSILAQHAAIALTNARLYERSRELTISEERSRLAHELHDAVSQKLFSLRLTAQAAAALVDRHPARAKEELQQVADLAAEAADELRAAVVELRPAALDEDGLINTLRTQVQVLDRAHTARVTFDTCGLKALPAAQEEALLRVAQEALHNALRHSGAERVDVSLTRRGPGAALSVTDNGKGFDPRTVRRAGRHLGLVSMRDRASGVGGRLRVNSAPGRGTTIEMEVPGG, from the coding sequence ATGAGCCACCGACCCAGCTCCGGCCTCGCCGCCGTGAGCACCGCACTCCTCGCGATGAGCAGACAGATGGAGGTGCGGGACGTCCTCAAGACCATCGTCGCCTCCGCCCGTGAACTGCTCGACGCCGAGTACGCGGCCCTGGGCGTCCCCGACGACCACGGAGGCTTCGCCCAGTTCGTCGTCGACGGCGTCGGCGACGACCAGTGGAAGGCCATCGGCCCCCTGCCGCGACAGCACGGCGTGCTCGCCGCGATGCTCCACGACGCCCGCACCGAGCGGCTCGCCGACGTCCGTGAGGACCCCCGCTTCGGCGGCTGGCCCGCCGCACACCCCGATATGAAGGACTTCCTCGGCCTCCCCGTCAAGGACGGCGACGAGACCATCGGCGCCCTCTTCCTCGCCAACAAACGCTGCCCCCGCACCGACGGCGGCTGCGGCTTCACCGAGGACGACGAGGAACTCCTGTCGATCCTCGCCCAGCACGCCGCGATCGCCCTCACCAACGCCCGGCTCTACGAGCGCAGCCGCGAACTGACCATCTCCGAGGAACGCTCCCGCCTCGCCCACGAGCTCCACGACGCCGTCAGCCAGAAACTCTTCTCCCTGCGCCTGACCGCCCAGGCCGCCGCCGCCCTCGTCGACCGCCACCCGGCCCGCGCCAAGGAGGAGCTCCAGCAGGTCGCCGACCTCGCCGCCGAGGCCGCCGACGAACTGCGGGCGGCCGTCGTCGAACTGCGCCCCGCCGCACTCGACGAGGACGGGCTGATCAACACCCTCCGCACCCAGGTCCAGGTGCTCGACCGGGCCCACACCGCCCGGGTCACCTTCGACACCTGCGGCCTCAAGGCCCTCCCCGCAGCCCAGGAGGAAGCCCTGCTCCGCGTCGCCCAGGAAGCCCTCCACAACGCCCTGCGCCACTCCGGCGCCGAACGGGTCGACGTCAGCCTCACCCGCCGCGGCCCCGGCGCCGCCCTCAGCGTCACCGACAACGGCAAGGGGTTCGACCCCCGTACGGTCCGCCGGGCCGGCCGCCACCTCGGACTCGTCTCCATGCGCGACCGCGCGAGCGGCGTCGGTGGGCGGCTCCGGGTGAACTCCGCCCCCGGCCGGGGCACCACGATCGAAATGGAGGTCCCCGGTGGGTGA
- a CDS encoding ABC transporter ATP-binding protein, with translation MSDVLELVDVSVVRDGRALVDDVSWSVKEGERWIILGPNGAGKTTLLNLASSYLFPSTGTVRILDERLGRVDVFELRPRIGMAGIAMAEKLPKRQTVLQTVLTAAYGMTATWHENYDPVDEERARAFLDRLGMTEYLDRKFGTLSEGERKRTLIARAMMTDPELLLLDEPAAGLDLGGREDLVRRLGRLARDPYAPSMIMVTHHVEEIAPGFTHVLMIRQGKVLAAGPIEMELTSRNLSRCFGLPLVVEQRGDRWTAHGLPLG, from the coding sequence ATGAGCGATGTACTGGAGCTGGTGGACGTATCCGTGGTCCGCGACGGACGCGCTCTGGTGGACGACGTCTCCTGGTCGGTCAAGGAAGGCGAGCGCTGGATCATCCTCGGCCCCAACGGCGCCGGGAAGACCACCCTGCTCAACCTGGCCTCCAGCTACCTCTTCCCCAGCACCGGCACCGTCCGCATCCTCGACGAACGCCTCGGCCGGGTGGACGTCTTCGAACTCCGCCCCCGCATCGGCATGGCGGGCATCGCCATGGCGGAGAAGCTCCCCAAGCGCCAGACCGTGCTCCAGACCGTCCTCACCGCCGCCTACGGCATGACCGCGACCTGGCACGAGAACTACGACCCGGTCGACGAGGAGCGCGCCCGCGCCTTCCTCGACCGCCTCGGCATGACCGAGTACCTCGACCGCAAGTTCGGCACCCTCTCCGAGGGCGAGCGCAAGCGCACCCTGATCGCCCGCGCCATGATGACCGACCCCGAGCTCCTCCTCCTCGACGAGCCCGCCGCCGGACTCGACCTCGGAGGCCGGGAGGACCTGGTCCGCCGCCTCGGCCGGCTGGCCCGGGACCCGTACGCCCCCTCCATGATCATGGTCACGCACCATGTCGAGGAGATCGCCCCCGGGTTCACCCACGTTCTGATGATCCGCCAGGGCAAGGTCCTCGCCGCCGGTCCCATCGAGATGGAACTGACCTCCCGCAACCTCTCCCGCTGCTTCGGCCTGCCGCTCGTCGTCGAGCAGCGGGGCGACCGCTGGACCGCCCACGGACTCCCGCTGGGCTGA
- a CDS encoding SPFH domain-containing protein yields the protein MQPIIIVLIILVVLVFIALIKTIQVIPQASAAIVERFGRYTRTLNAGLNIVVPFIDSIRNRIDLREQVVPFPPQPVITQDNLVVNIDTVIYYQVTDARAATYEVASYIQAIEQLTVTTLRNIIGGMDLERTLTSREEINAALRGVLDEATGKWGIRVNRVELKAIEPPTSIQDSMEKQMRADRDKRAAILTAEGIRQSQILTAEGEKQSAILRAEGEAKAAALRAEGEAQAIRTVFESIHAGDPDQKLLSYQYLQMLPKIAEGDANKLWIVPSEIGDALKGLSGAFGNLGGGVPGFNTGGSSPGNGGGNGTERREVPPVD from the coding sequence ATGCAACCGATCATCATCGTCCTGATCATTCTGGTGGTGCTGGTCTTCATCGCCCTGATCAAGACGATCCAGGTCATCCCGCAGGCCAGCGCCGCCATCGTCGAACGCTTCGGCCGCTACACCCGCACCCTCAACGCGGGCCTCAACATCGTCGTCCCGTTCATCGACTCCATCCGGAACCGGATCGACCTGCGGGAACAGGTCGTCCCGTTCCCGCCCCAGCCGGTGATCACCCAGGACAACCTGGTCGTCAACATCGACACCGTCATCTACTACCAGGTCACCGACGCCCGCGCCGCGACCTACGAGGTCGCCAGCTACATCCAGGCCATCGAGCAGCTCACCGTCACCACCCTGCGGAACATCATCGGCGGCATGGACCTGGAGCGCACCCTGACCTCCCGCGAGGAGATCAACGCGGCCCTGCGCGGAGTGCTCGACGAGGCGACCGGCAAGTGGGGCATCCGCGTCAACCGCGTCGAGCTGAAGGCCATCGAGCCGCCGACCTCCATCCAGGACTCGATGGAGAAGCAGATGCGTGCCGACCGTGACAAGCGCGCCGCCATCCTCACCGCGGAAGGCATCCGCCAGTCCCAGATCCTGACCGCCGAGGGTGAGAAGCAGTCGGCCATCCTGCGGGCCGAGGGCGAGGCCAAGGCCGCCGCACTGCGGGCCGAGGGCGAGGCCCAGGCAATCCGTACGGTCTTCGAGTCCATCCACGCCGGGGACCCGGACCAGAAGCTCCTCTCCTACCAGTACCTCCAGATGCTGCCGAAGATCGCCGAGGGCGACGCCAACAAGCTCTGGATCGTCCCCAGCGAGATCGGCGACGCCCTCAAGGGCCTCTCCGGCGCCTTCGGCAACCTCGGCGGCGGCGTCCCCGGCTTCAACACCGGCGGTTCCTCCCCCGGCAACGGCGGCGGCAACGGCACCGAGCGGCGCGAGGTGCCCCCGGTCGACTGA
- a CDS encoding sulfite exporter TauE/SafE family protein yields MTIWEMLAVLAAGIGAGTINTIVGSGTLITFPVLLGVGLPPVTATVSNGLGLVAGSISGAIGYRAELVGQRDRVLKLCAVGAVGGIIGAALLIALPSTAFETIVPVLVTLALVLVILQPRISRAVQRRRAENGTTAGSDGGPLLIVGLLFSSIYGGYFTAAQGIIYMALMGMLIDDTLQRLNAVKNVLAVVVNSVAAVFFLFVADFDWTAVALIAAGSTIGGQIGAKAGRRLPPGALRALIVAVGTIALIQLLIYRYG; encoded by the coding sequence GTGACCATCTGGGAGATGCTTGCTGTCCTCGCCGCGGGCATCGGTGCCGGAACCATCAACACGATCGTCGGTTCCGGAACCCTGATCACCTTCCCCGTCCTTCTCGGGGTCGGCCTGCCCCCGGTCACCGCGACCGTCTCCAACGGCCTCGGCCTGGTGGCCGGCTCCATCAGCGGAGCCATCGGCTACCGGGCCGAACTCGTCGGCCAGCGCGACCGGGTACTGAAACTCTGCGCGGTGGGCGCGGTCGGCGGCATCATCGGCGCCGCCCTGCTGATCGCCCTGCCGAGTACGGCCTTCGAGACCATCGTCCCGGTCCTGGTCACGCTCGCCCTGGTGCTGGTGATCCTCCAGCCGAGGATCTCCCGGGCCGTCCAGCGCCGCCGCGCCGAGAACGGCACCACGGCAGGCTCCGACGGCGGCCCCCTGCTCATCGTCGGACTGCTGTTCTCCAGCATCTACGGCGGCTACTTCACCGCGGCCCAGGGCATCATCTACATGGCCCTGATGGGCATGCTGATCGACGACACCCTCCAGCGGCTGAACGCCGTCAAGAACGTCCTGGCCGTCGTCGTCAACAGCGTCGCCGCGGTCTTCTTCCTCTTCGTCGCCGACTTCGACTGGACCGCAGTCGCACTGATCGCCGCCGGTTCCACCATCGGCGGCCAGATCGGAGCCAAGGCCGGCCGCCGACTCCCCCCGGGCGCCCTGCGCGCCCTCATCGTCGCCGTCGGCACGATCGCCCTGATCCAACTTCTGATCTACCGCTACGGCTGA